Proteins from a single region of Pseudarthrobacter sp. NIBRBAC000502772:
- a CDS encoding alpha/beta fold hydrolase: MTTVIEQLQEQDPSLTTTGSGDVAVLFIHGFLDDQTVWDDVVSELATADAQLLRLDLAGMGDRSGDEGPYSLQRYADDVARVVAGLDKPVVLVAQSMGTLVAELVGVRHPDKVLGAVFVTPVPLAGTHLPEEAVSSFRQLGGDVEAQRGVRMYLGGGLNEFGLDKLTYIGSRIRPEVVTHLVDCWNEGIPDAPEKSEFISPVLIIRGEADGFATAELVSSAVAPRFQHVKEEVLSGAGHWPHVQQPQNVAGLIGRFLQEISEGSAAAPGGAGAQGWINAFASKSADDFGEAFHRDVVLEASVIRSPITGRENVKTVMSAASSIYESLEFTQQTINGPRTYLEWQATAFGGLKLYGVTILTKDENGQIVSAAIHHRPLDAALRFSAELGKRIGKAVGESRFYSAD, from the coding sequence GTGACTACCGTAATTGAGCAGTTGCAGGAGCAGGATCCCTCCCTGACAACCACTGGCAGCGGCGATGTGGCCGTGCTTTTCATCCACGGTTTCCTGGACGATCAGACTGTTTGGGACGACGTCGTCTCCGAACTCGCCACCGCGGACGCCCAACTGCTGAGGCTGGACCTGGCAGGGATGGGCGACCGGAGCGGGGATGAGGGCCCCTACAGCCTGCAGCGGTACGCCGACGACGTCGCTCGCGTCGTGGCTGGGCTGGACAAGCCCGTAGTACTCGTCGCGCAAAGCATGGGAACGCTCGTGGCCGAGCTCGTGGGTGTCCGCCACCCGGACAAGGTGCTGGGCGCAGTATTCGTTACGCCCGTTCCCTTGGCAGGGACGCACCTTCCCGAGGAAGCTGTCAGCTCGTTCCGGCAGCTCGGTGGCGACGTAGAAGCACAGCGCGGGGTTCGGATGTACCTGGGCGGCGGGCTGAACGAATTCGGGCTGGACAAGCTCACCTACATAGGCAGCCGCATCCGCCCGGAGGTGGTGACCCACCTCGTTGACTGCTGGAACGAGGGGATCCCGGACGCCCCTGAGAAGAGTGAATTTATCTCACCCGTATTAATAATCCGCGGTGAAGCCGACGGTTTCGCCACCGCTGAACTGGTATCTTCGGCGGTCGCCCCACGATTCCAGCACGTGAAGGAGGAAGTACTCAGCGGGGCGGGCCACTGGCCCCACGTCCAGCAGCCCCAGAACGTGGCCGGACTCATCGGCCGGTTCCTCCAAGAAATTTCTGAAGGATCTGCCGCTGCACCCGGCGGGGCCGGCGCTCAAGGCTGGATCAACGCCTTTGCCAGCAAGTCCGCGGACGACTTTGGTGAGGCCTTCCACCGCGACGTTGTCCTTGAGGCTTCTGTCATTCGGTCTCCGATCACCGGCCGGGAAAACGTCAAAACGGTGATGAGCGCAGCCAGCTCCATTTACGAGTCCCTCGAGTTTACGCAGCAAACCATTAATGGTCCGCGCACCTATCTTGAGTGGCAGGCGACGGCGTTCGGCGGACTCAAGCTCTACGGGGTCACCATCCTCACCAAGGACGAGAACGGTCAGATCGTCTCAGCCGCCATCCACCACCGCCCCCTTGACGCAGCGCTCCGCTTCTCGGCTGAACTCGGTAAGCGGATCGGGAAGGCCGTGGGTGAATCCCGTTTCTACTCCGCCGACTGA
- a CDS encoding thiolase family protein has product MAGSFIYDGIRTPFGKFGKSLAGIRPDDLASHIIREVVDRQPGLEAHRIDEVILGNANGAGEDNRNVARMSALLAGLPTSVPGVTVNRLCGSGLEAAIQASRAVEIGDADLVVAGGVESMSRAPWILAKPERAFPAGPETLHSSTLGWRMVNPRMNEAWTISNGETAENLADKFDISRTEQDQFAVRSHRLAAKAWSEGIYDDEVVPHPDSQLLTDEGVRPTTSGEALAGLAPAFRHGGSVTAGNSSPLNDGAAAMLIGREGALETEPLARIVSRGVAGNDPDIFGIAPVEAANQALARAGKTWADVDVVELNEAFAAQSLACLRLWPDLDPEKVNIHGGALAVGHPLGASGSRVLIHLARELKRRGGGVGVAAICIGVGQGLAVVLER; this is encoded by the coding sequence ATGGCAGGCAGTTTCATCTATGACGGGATCCGCACCCCCTTCGGAAAATTCGGGAAGTCATTGGCGGGCATCCGCCCCGACGATCTGGCCTCCCATATCATCCGGGAGGTAGTCGACAGGCAGCCGGGGCTGGAAGCGCACAGGATTGATGAGGTGATTCTGGGCAACGCCAACGGTGCGGGAGAAGATAACCGCAATGTGGCGCGAATGTCTGCGCTGCTCGCCGGGCTTCCGACGTCGGTGCCTGGCGTTACGGTCAATCGGCTGTGCGGTTCCGGCCTCGAGGCTGCCATCCAGGCGAGCCGTGCTGTGGAAATTGGAGATGCCGACCTGGTTGTCGCTGGCGGGGTTGAATCCATGAGCAGGGCGCCCTGGATCCTCGCAAAACCCGAGCGGGCCTTTCCTGCCGGCCCGGAAACCCTCCACAGTTCGACCCTGGGCTGGCGCATGGTCAACCCCAGGATGAACGAGGCCTGGACCATCTCCAACGGCGAAACGGCAGAAAACCTCGCCGACAAGTTCGACATCTCAAGGACAGAGCAAGACCAGTTTGCCGTTCGCAGCCACCGGCTGGCCGCGAAGGCCTGGTCCGAAGGCATCTACGACGACGAGGTGGTGCCCCATCCGGATTCACAGCTCCTCACCGACGAGGGTGTCCGGCCCACCACCTCGGGGGAGGCCTTGGCCGGTCTGGCTCCGGCATTCCGTCACGGGGGTTCAGTCACTGCAGGCAATTCATCTCCGCTCAATGACGGCGCAGCAGCCATGCTCATCGGCCGGGAGGGCGCCCTGGAAACGGAACCCCTGGCGCGCATCGTTTCACGCGGGGTGGCTGGCAATGATCCAGACATCTTCGGCATTGCGCCCGTCGAGGCGGCCAACCAGGCCCTGGCCCGGGCAGGGAAGACCTGGGCCGACGTCGATGTTGTGGAGCTCAATGAAGCCTTCGCGGCCCAAAGCCTGGCATGCCTGCGGCTGTGGCCTGACCTGGATCCGGAGAAGGTGAACATTCACGGTGGCGCGCTGGCTGTGGGACACCCGCTGGGCGCGTCCGGCTCCCGCGTCCTGATCCACCTGGCACGGGAACTGAAGCGCCGCGGGGGAGGGGTTGGAGTGGCCGCCATTTGCATCGGGGTGGGGCAAGGCCTCGCTGTTGTGCTGGAGCGCTAG
- a CDS encoding NAD-dependent succinate-semialdehyde dehydrogenase, with protein MSLTTNVAMPLITADADSLRHADAVIQSINLPSQGIAVQDPATAETIAHVPDADVEAALEAVGKADGAGADWSNSTLRQRADVLHAWYDKLVAHTEDLAHLISREMGKPLAEARGEVKYGTDFVRWYAEEAVRPAGNFRETPDGGASLLTRRSPVGLAVLITPWNFPLAMATRKIAPALAAGCPVVIKPATLTPLTTYFAVQLAIEAGVPEALIQVITTSKSGAFSEAVLLDPRVRKVSFTGSTPVGRQLLKLASQNVLRSSMELGGNAPLIVFNDADLQRAVEGTFAAKLRNGGQSCIGANRIYVQDGIADDFVAALTERFAQVAVGSGLGQQTGLGALIDDRAVAQMQAYTENAVSLGATLLTGGHGYDSAGNFFAPTVLDRVTEDSDVARSEIFGPIAAIQRFSSEAEAITRANATEFGLAGYVFTENLDRALNVADRLETGIVGINQGVPSNASAPFGGIKQSGLGREGSSEGLEEYENIRFYNVARRTTA; from the coding sequence ATGAGCCTTACAACCAACGTCGCTATGCCGCTGATTACGGCGGACGCCGACAGCCTCCGGCACGCGGATGCCGTTATCCAGTCCATCAACCTGCCCAGCCAGGGCATCGCTGTCCAGGACCCCGCCACCGCCGAGACCATAGCCCACGTCCCTGACGCTGATGTCGAGGCTGCACTGGAAGCTGTGGGGAAGGCCGACGGCGCGGGAGCTGATTGGTCAAACAGCACCCTTCGTCAGCGCGCCGACGTGCTGCACGCCTGGTACGACAAGCTCGTTGCCCACACCGAAGACCTCGCACACCTGATCTCACGCGAAATGGGCAAGCCACTCGCAGAGGCCCGCGGCGAGGTCAAGTACGGCACCGACTTCGTGCGCTGGTACGCCGAGGAGGCCGTGCGCCCCGCAGGAAACTTCCGGGAAACCCCGGACGGCGGCGCGAGCCTCCTGACCCGCCGCTCCCCCGTGGGCCTGGCGGTGCTGATCACGCCATGGAACTTCCCGCTGGCCATGGCAACCCGAAAAATCGCACCGGCGCTGGCAGCAGGATGCCCCGTCGTCATCAAGCCTGCGACCCTTACTCCCCTGACGACATACTTTGCGGTCCAGCTCGCCATCGAGGCCGGGGTGCCTGAAGCACTGATCCAGGTCATCACCACCTCAAAGTCAGGGGCGTTCAGCGAAGCCGTCCTGCTGGACCCAAGGGTCCGGAAGGTTTCATTCACCGGGTCAACGCCGGTGGGCCGTCAGCTCCTGAAGCTTGCCTCCCAGAATGTGCTCCGCAGCTCGATGGAGCTCGGCGGTAACGCACCGCTCATCGTCTTCAACGACGCTGACCTTCAGCGGGCCGTGGAGGGAACGTTTGCCGCGAAGCTGCGCAACGGCGGACAGTCCTGCATTGGAGCCAACCGCATCTACGTCCAGGACGGGATAGCCGATGACTTCGTCGCCGCGCTCACCGAACGCTTCGCCCAGGTCGCCGTCGGTAGCGGCCTCGGACAGCAGACCGGACTCGGTGCACTGATCGATGACCGTGCAGTCGCTCAGATGCAGGCGTACACCGAGAACGCCGTGAGCCTGGGCGCCACACTGCTGACCGGTGGCCACGGCTACGACTCGGCAGGCAACTTCTTCGCCCCGACCGTCCTGGACCGCGTCACGGAAGATTCCGACGTTGCCCGGTCCGAGATTTTCGGCCCCATCGCGGCCATTCAGCGGTTCAGCTCAGAAGCCGAGGCAATCACCCGGGCCAACGCGACAGAGTTTGGCCTCGCCGGCTATGTCTTCACCGAGAACCTCGACCGTGCCCTCAATGTCGCCGATCGTCTAGAGACCGGCATCGTGGGTATCAACCAAGGCGTACCGTCCAATGCTTCCGCCCCCTTCGGAGGCATCAAGCAGTCCGGCCTCGGACGCGAGGGAAGCTCCGAAGGCCTGGAAGAATACGAAAACATCCGCTTCTACAACGTGGCGCGGCGCACCACTGCCTAG
- a CDS encoding CGNR zinc finger domain-containing protein, producing MPWKLAEEDAVSDWNATQRYDMESAPGGLGFVHDLLNTKSAGKPRRTDLLLDLGLAQGWVDAGLKQWALATGRRYVEVKLTERDLEHLRYFRDELAGTLNAEGDPASVVSSDVDALPTVWTTATSLKLKSNGMVQAEPQGAGAGHIESLAMTEIFQAQLAGTWHRLKLCRSEKCRVAFFDRSRNNSGVWHDVKICGNPANLRAHRARKHESKLVN from the coding sequence ATGCCCTGGAAGTTGGCGGAAGAGGATGCAGTGAGCGACTGGAACGCGACGCAGCGCTATGACATGGAAAGTGCTCCTGGGGGGCTCGGTTTTGTGCATGACCTGCTCAACACGAAATCCGCTGGAAAGCCCCGAAGAACCGACTTATTGCTTGACCTTGGACTCGCCCAGGGCTGGGTGGATGCGGGGCTGAAACAGTGGGCGCTGGCAACCGGCAGGCGCTATGTCGAAGTCAAACTTACGGAACGCGACCTGGAACATCTGCGGTACTTTCGTGATGAACTTGCAGGCACGCTCAACGCCGAAGGGGACCCCGCTTCCGTCGTCAGTTCCGACGTCGACGCCCTGCCCACAGTCTGGACAACCGCCACGTCCCTGAAGCTCAAATCCAATGGAATGGTCCAGGCAGAACCGCAGGGAGCGGGAGCCGGGCACATTGAATCCCTGGCCATGACAGAGATTTTCCAGGCCCAGCTCGCGGGAACCTGGCACCGGCTCAAACTATGCCGCAGCGAAAAATGCAGGGTTGCGTTCTTTGACCGTTCACGCAACAACAGCGGCGTTTGGCATGACGTGAAGATCTGCGGCAACCCGGCGAATCTCCGAGCGCACCGGGCGCGAAAACATGAATCAAAGCTCGTGAATTGA
- a CDS encoding enoyl-CoA hydratase/isomerase family protein has protein sequence MTHLTFTVQDQIATIVLDNPPQNRIDLQMADELSEAITAIGSSDARVVIIRSEGADFSFGGDIMTWPGAETRELRALFERYMSVFNQLELLPMPVIAEVQGLCFGGGFELALRADLIFAAESAEFGHPEQTLGIVTLLGGIYRVAERAGKARAAEWAMTSEKVPSSEMSRAGVVNRVISEDKLREEVLAFAQRIATGATRAYAAHKALLRTWSLGGVAAADQAMFDIAMPLFEREDTQVGLNSAVEALKTGRPRPVLEFQGR, from the coding sequence ATGACCCACCTGACGTTCACTGTCCAGGATCAGATTGCCACCATCGTCCTGGACAATCCGCCCCAGAACCGAATCGACCTTCAGATGGCGGATGAACTTTCCGAAGCTATAACCGCCATCGGCAGCAGTGACGCCCGCGTGGTTATCATTCGGTCTGAAGGCGCGGACTTCAGCTTCGGAGGTGACATCATGACGTGGCCGGGCGCCGAAACGCGGGAACTGCGTGCCTTGTTTGAGCGCTACATGTCAGTCTTCAACCAGCTCGAATTGCTGCCGATGCCGGTCATTGCCGAAGTTCAAGGTCTTTGCTTCGGAGGTGGATTTGAACTCGCTCTCCGTGCCGACCTCATCTTTGCCGCAGAGTCAGCGGAGTTCGGGCATCCAGAGCAAACTCTTGGCATCGTTACCCTCCTGGGCGGCATCTACCGGGTGGCAGAAAGGGCAGGCAAGGCGCGGGCAGCAGAATGGGCCATGACCTCGGAAAAAGTGCCGTCGTCGGAAATGAGCCGCGCCGGAGTAGTGAACCGCGTCATTTCCGAGGACAAGCTCCGGGAGGAAGTCTTGGCGTTTGCGCAGCGAATCGCTACCGGTGCCACGCGGGCATACGCTGCGCACAAGGCGCTGCTGAGGACCTGGTCGCTGGGCGGCGTCGCTGCGGCAGACCAGGCCATGTTTGATATCGCCATGCCCTTGTTTGAACGCGAAGACACCCAAGTAGGGCTGAATTCGGCAGTGGAAGCCCTTAAGACGGGACGGCCGCGGCCCGTGTTGGAATTTCAAGGCCGCTGA
- a CDS encoding flavin reductase family protein encodes MIINSADLDATDSYKLLIGSIIPRAIAWVSTISEEGVANLAPISFFTAVGRKPPMVSISLQPRSDGTTLKDTFVNIRETGNFVVNVATLPQAHALHSSAFEFPSGIDEFEAVGLEKEASEAVTAPRIKDAPIAMECIVNRIIPVGDMNDHVVWGEVVRFHVKDELYLERGRIDTAAVTAVGRLAAEYTLVENVFTTPLEDDLLKSKHKQRMARLDGQPDDWSPINTAAWSPSGSTLTKEQ; translated from the coding sequence ATGATCATCAATAGCGCGGATCTCGACGCCACAGACTCCTACAAACTCCTCATCGGGAGCATCATTCCCCGGGCCATCGCTTGGGTGAGCACCATCTCCGAAGAGGGTGTGGCCAATCTTGCGCCAATCTCCTTCTTCACAGCGGTGGGACGAAAGCCGCCCATGGTGTCCATCTCGCTGCAGCCTCGCTCAGACGGCACGACACTCAAGGACACGTTCGTCAACATTCGCGAAACGGGCAACTTTGTTGTCAACGTGGCCACACTTCCGCAGGCTCACGCCCTGCACTCCTCCGCCTTCGAATTCCCTTCGGGAATCGACGAGTTTGAGGCGGTGGGGCTCGAAAAAGAGGCTTCGGAGGCCGTCACGGCACCCAGGATCAAAGACGCCCCTATCGCGATGGAATGCATCGTTAACCGCATCATTCCCGTGGGCGACATGAACGACCACGTCGTCTGGGGCGAAGTGGTCCGCTTCCACGTCAAGGACGAGCTGTACCTGGAACGGGGCCGGATTGACACTGCGGCGGTCACGGCTGTGGGCCGGCTGGCGGCTGAATACACCCTGGTGGAAAACGTGTTCACCACCCCCCTTGAGGACGACCTTCTCAAGTCCAAACACAAGCAGCGCATGGCACGCCTGGACGGTCAGCCGGATGATTGGTCGCCAATTAATACAGCAGCCTGGTCGCCGTCCGGGTCCACCCTCACCAAGGAGCAGTAA
- a CDS encoding sulfurtransferase: protein MQALPPDNSDRITEYAHSDRLVTAEWLVQHMADDRLVIVESDEDPLLYEVGHIPSAVKIDWHTDLNDQVMRDYLTGQEFANLMTSRGISRDSTVVIYGDKHNWWAAYTLWVFSLFGHPDVRLLDGGREKWISEGRPLETAPAPAPARTAMPYPVVTRDDASIRAFKNDVQEHIGLPLIDIRSPEEYTGERTSIPDYPQEGVLRGGHIPGARNVPWARAVSDDGTFRPRRELEEIYFSEVGLRADDEVITYCRIGERSSHSWFALTFLLGMDSVRNYDGSWTEWGNAVRAPIAVGN, encoded by the coding sequence ATGCAAGCCTTACCTCCGGACAATTCTGACCGAATCACCGAGTACGCACATTCCGATAGGTTGGTCACCGCCGAATGGCTTGTGCAGCACATGGCTGATGACAGGCTGGTCATCGTGGAGTCTGACGAGGACCCGCTGCTCTATGAAGTGGGCCATATACCGTCGGCAGTGAAAATTGATTGGCATACGGACCTGAACGACCAGGTGATGCGCGACTATTTGACGGGCCAGGAATTTGCCAATCTGATGACGTCCCGCGGTATTTCACGGGACAGCACCGTTGTCATTTATGGTGACAAGCACAACTGGTGGGCCGCCTATACCCTCTGGGTATTCAGTCTCTTTGGCCACCCTGACGTCCGATTGCTCGACGGCGGGCGTGAAAAGTGGATCTCCGAAGGACGTCCTCTCGAGACCGCGCCTGCGCCCGCGCCCGCTCGGACCGCAATGCCGTATCCGGTGGTCACGCGCGACGACGCGTCCATCCGGGCGTTTAAGAATGACGTCCAGGAACACATCGGGCTACCCCTGATAGACATCCGCAGCCCTGAGGAATACACGGGTGAGCGCACGTCAATTCCCGATTACCCGCAGGAGGGCGTCCTTCGCGGCGGGCATATCCCGGGGGCGCGCAATGTCCCGTGGGCGCGGGCTGTTTCCGACGACGGGACGTTCCGGCCCCGAAGGGAACTCGAGGAGATCTACTTCAGCGAAGTAGGCCTGCGAGCCGACGATGAAGTCATCACCTACTGCCGCATTGGCGAGCGTTCAAGCCACTCGTGGTTCGCCCTGACTTTCCTGCTCGGCATGGACAGCGTGAGAAACTACGACGGCTCATGGACCGAATGGGGCAACGCTGTACGGGCTCCCATAGCGGTAGGTAATTGA